The following proteins are encoded in a genomic region of Triticum dicoccoides isolate Atlit2015 ecotype Zavitan chromosome 1B, WEW_v2.0, whole genome shotgun sequence:
- the LOC119300903 gene encoding uncharacterized protein LOC119300903, protein MAYEGGEKGWVVIQKGEKIPVESAQPWRPVAGKNIKSKANINGGGKFAAHATNLNLGKTKRSNYAVDADIVRDVKRFQGNVFLAKREPAARYHDNNIEVMDVHPSHYLKKREQETSNHDKPNNEEIDVVGGGTDSDSDDDSNSSKSDPSSSSDGDSSSSGGSNSNSNSIGGARAVPPTAEHCQENQEVQSPPSCKEEEQDSEERTESRGSAGMRHRPAADEEEEQNEQVEEHDHRVHGLELEAYVSVMKAFYFTGPLTWAKEELLSDLRLQLHVSSDEHLQAIWRLKGKK, encoded by the exons ATGGCATACGAGGGAGGGGAGAAAGGCTGGGTTGTCATTCAGAAG GGTGAGAAAATCCCCGTCGAGAGCGCCCAGCCATGGCGCCCCGTCGCCGGCAAGAACATCAAAAGCAAAGCCAATATCAATGGAGGCGGCAAGTTCGCCGCGCATGCCACCAATCTCAATCTGGGCAAGACAAAGAGGAGCAACTACGCGGTGGACGCCGACATAGTCAGGGACGTCAAGAGATTTCAGGGCAACGTCTTCTTGGCCAAGAGAGAGCCCGCAGCAAGGTACCATGACAACAACATAGAGGTGATGGATGTACACCCAAGCCATTACCTCAAGAAACGGGAGCAGGAGACTAGCAATCATGATAAACCCAACAATGAAGAAATTGACGTGGTCGGAGGAGGAACggacagcgacagcgacgacgattcCAACAGTAGCAAGTCTGATCCGTCGTCGTCGTCGGACGGAGACAGCAGCAGCAGTGGGggaagcaacagcaacagcaacagcatcgGCGGCGCTCGTGCAGTTCCCCCGACCGCCGAGCATTGCCAAGAAAATCAAGAAGTGCAGTCGCCGCCGAGCTGCAAGGAAGAGGAGCAAGATTCCGAGGAGAGGACCGAGTCCCGTGGCAGCGCGGGAATGCGCCACCGCCCGGCGGCGGACGAGGAAGAGGAGCAGAATGAGCAAGTGGAGGAGCATGATCACCGCGTCCATGGCCTGGAGCTGGAGGCCTACGTGAGCGTCATGAAGGCCTTCTACTTCACGGGGCCGCTGACCTGGGCCAAGGAGGAGCTGCTGTCCGACCTCCGCCTGCAGCTCCACGTCTCCAGCGACGAGCACCTGCAGGCGATTTGGCGTCTCAAGGGGAAGAAGTAA